TTATATTTGAggtatttattttctttatgttATGTTACAAATATAATGGGTTATTATGGTTACGAAATGCATTGTAACATAATTAATTACGTTGAATTGTTGACTAAAGAGTAATAAATTTctgtcttttttgtttgtttggtgtttttggttatatttattcAATCCAGTCAATTATTGATTGTTATTAGTTAGAAATTAATGgcctggaaaaaaaattatctagcTAGATTGTTATGTAAAAGTTTGGTTAACATGATTTTACTTTAACTTAACAGTGTTATTTTCTATACCAAACCGAACTATTTTATGATAGAAAATAAGCCATGTCAAAATCGACCAAAACAACTGAATGCTATTGTCCTCCAAACCAATTTATGAGAAGCCATTACAAATGAAAAGTTAGACGAAGACCAAACTAAATGACAAACTCGAAAGCAAACTACCTCAAAGgacaaaactttatatttaatcaAGCAAATCAGACCATCTTTATGAATAAGAATAAAGAAATGAAAAGAGATGAATCTCAACTTCATGATGAATTTCTTGTCTCTTTCTCTTGTCTACGGAATCCCAAGTTTACCTTGTCAATAGTCAGACTTTGATATTGAGTTTACGTATTCTGTctaatattattttacttttaaaatttgattataaattaaatgataatcATTATTTATTgattactattttttaatttttattttctctttcaattaaaattgtttgatGTAAGAATATTGATCTCATTCTCAGTTGCAATTAGCTATATTTCAAATTCACCGGTTGATGTGGTTATAGTGGGCTATGTTTGTAATTATTTTGAGGATGTAAATATTGTGATCTATTTGTTTAAGATTAGATCATTTAGTTTAATTTATGTTCTTGTCAGGTTGTTAGTTTTATTATGTTCAGTTCATTTGTTCATCTTTGTTTTTCACATGTTTGGTCAACGGAAATGGACCTTTCTTTGTATTAACTAATAATAATGTATCACAAAACAATCTATAGTACCAATTGTGTATGTATACATACGaatgtaaatattttcagatCAAGCATACTCAGCCAAACATCAAGGTACCTCGGTTCTCGGGATCCAGCAACCAGAGATCATCTTCTTCTCAGCTGTGACTATAGCTCAGATATGGAGTATGATTTTCTCACGTATAAGCGGGCCATTGCAAATGTTTATTAATTGGTGAGAACTGCTAGCATGGAACAGAAGTAATCATGCCAACAGTTCCAACGTCAGTACTGTTTCTGCTTCAGCTGCTACTATGAGATGGAAGCACCGGCTCCTCCTTCGGAAAATGATGTCTCAAGCTGTCGTGTTTCATATTTGGATACAGGGTAACATTGTTCTTCACAACATCACCTCACTTACCACTGCAACTATTTTTCACAATATTGATCATCATATCAAAAACAGTATCTCTGCAAGGAAGAACCGAAAGCCCTTTAGGCAACACTAAAATTAGATTATCTAGATGTAAATCTTGTttcattttaatgatattaacagtagcaaaaaaaaaactgttaaaaatcaaAGGCCAATCCAATTATATGTATatctttttaactttaaaaGGTTTAGAACTTCATCACAAAACTTGAGCTTTCAGATGTTTAACTTACATACGGATTCAATAGCTTGATCAGATTTTGATGTTTCTGGATTGTAATTTTAAAAGTGAGTGGAAAAAAGGATTAGAGATTTTGATAATGCTAGATACCTGAGTAAATAGATTACTTATCTGGTTGTGTAAATTTGCTTCAAACAATGATTGCTCTGATGATTTTCTAGAACTCTTCTAGGCTGTCTTTCAAGCCTGCAAAGGTggaatcattatttaaaatttgtgtCGTCTCGTTAAAGTAATCTATTCTTAACAAAAGGTGGCCGCTTCCATTaaagtaaatgaaaacaaacaaactttTTAGAGTAAGACAACACTTAAGAATTCATAAGTAACATACAATAAATGTATCTAAGAACAATACTCAAAGAAAGAGCATCAGATCTTAACATTTTCATCAACTCAAAACCGGACAGTCTAATCCCGACTTGTATGGACCTGACACATTCTCTCaagaaaaatttaaactatatagaaTCAGGAAAATGCTTGTTTGGACAAAGAAAGACATGTAATGATACATTAGGGCAGGATTTTTACGATCTGTAATCGCACCCTTAAAACAGGATGAATTCCATGTCATACATAGTAAACACAGTATGATCAAACGAAACCAAAACGTTGAATGAAGCTTTATGTTCTCCTTTGTGCCCTAATTGTTTTCCTAGAACCTTAGATAATCCGTAAATTCAGAGCCACAGTCTTTCTACGCACAGATAATTAAAAGCACATACACAAATATCATCTCTACATTTTTGCAAGGAATTTAAAAACTATACGAACCAGCCACCTGAACCAACTACCTAACCAAGACTATCAGATAACACAACTTTAGTTTATGTGTGCAGTTTTGTACATCAGAAGATGATGTTCAGAGATGAAGCCTGACCTTTTATAGGTGGAGATCGACCTACTGGAAGAGATATAAGAATCATTGAATGAGTGATCGTGGTTGTAGTGGGTTGAAAGAGTTAAAAGTCATCAATGGAGTTGAATCAATGCAACTCGTAGCGGGTTGAAGAAGAATCGCCAACGAAACGTCACGAATCGAGATGAACGCATAGACACCTCACGAAGACACGTCCTGAACAATTTTCAGAATCTCCATTAATAGTTGACCCATTCAGAGTTTGCAGTTGACGATGAAAGCTATGGCGGCTACTCGAGAAGAAGATTATGTCGACTAACAAGCAACGCTTTAGTCTGTTTTTTCGGACCAAAAGACGTAATTTAAAGGCCTATAAATAATCCTTCGTTGGTAAAACGCAGAGCTTCAGTTAAGTGGACACGTGTCGCGATGAGAGATAGTGAATTATCTAGCTGGCATCCCATGTGGCGCAAGGAAGAGGGATGAAACCCttctttatataaatagatagattACTTTAATAATACACAAATGTACACTTGCAAAAATGTACACATGTTCATACGTGCACATATATGACAATTGTAAATCTTAATTATAATGTTTCTCTAGTCATATTTAAGAATAAATTAATCTATTACAACTTCTAATGGTAAAATTTGGGGACTTTTTTTTCAACCGGTTGTTACGTTGAAAAAACTCTCAAAttctagaagaaaaaaaaatcaaaaaccatgtcatattatttacaaatcaAAACTTTTTGTCTACAAATCAATTGATGTACATATGTATATTTGTAAATATGGTGATAccttatgattttaataatttttaatatcttattTTAGTTCATTTAAGTCATTTAGGTGTTCATATtgcatttttataaatatttacatattttggGGGCTGAAGTTCGCATCTAGAAGTTGGGGCCAAATTTGAGGAAGAAATTAAAGGTTTATAGAGTTTGCACCAAATTGAGAAGAATCAAAAAGTACAAAGACATAAGATGTAAAAAGTAAAAGTTGGACAAAACTAGATGGATCTATGAACTTGATAGGCCATTTGCCGGTGGCTATAGACGCGACGAAACGACAGCGGCAGCTAGGATCAAACGGAGGACAAGGAGTGGAGCGCCGCTTGTTGACAAGGAGGAGTGGAGCGCCGCTTGTTGCTGGTCGtaggagaagaaaagaaagacgGACTGACCTAAAATTGCTGACCGAAGGAATATATAAGTTATGATTTTTGTTAGAAAACATATGACTTCTGgtgaaaaggaaagaaaagaagCAAAATGTCAgacaaatttttaataaaaatatttaaaacaaaagtaaacaaaaaatattgttttagttaCGATTAGCTAGAGAAaagtaagtaaaaaaaaagttaaaacccctattcgggaacgcgctaggcgctagtcgggcggttgGGTTGGGTCTAACGCCTAAAGAaaaaatcggagattaatcggaaattatgcggggcagaatttttagattttttactatgttataaaacatgttaatctttaattatgtataacattaatacattttcatatttaagattgtataaaacacacaaatataatatataaacttaatatagtgtaattttcatcaaaattatgaatataattgatatttataaaattttagatcaaataaacaaataaaaatattattaaaaataaaataaaaataataaaaaataataaaataataaaaaaaaatagattaggcggctaggcggtcatttatgCGGTCTAGACGGAAAAAATcagatatccgatttttttaaCCGATTTGACATAAATCGGGGCGGAAGAATGACGTGTTAgcggccgatttttagaacagagGTCAAAACTACTCAGAAGAACAATAAGTGACTTGTGATATAATTAAAAGTCACAAAGTTACCTTGGGTAACTAGAAAAGTGGCGTATATTAGAACAACAAACCAAGAGGTCTCTGATCATCAGTTAATTTTACAGGCTGAATTGGTACGGGACTTGGGGTTGTAAAAATGAAACAgactatgaggtttattcagtCATAAATCAAAGTGTGAAGCGTTTAATCGGTTCAGATAAAAACTCTAGGGAGCATATGTGCAATTATGTGAATACTTAGAGAATCAGAAAGATAgggcgagagagagagatatggaCAACGCTTTGTCTCCGTCGCCGGCAGGTGAAATCGCGGGAAGAGTAGCCTCTCTGTATGTCTATCCGATCAAATCTTGTCGAGGGATATCTTTGTCTCAGGCTTCTCTCACTCCCACAGGTATTTAATCAGAGACAATAATCCGCTTGTTTGCTTATGTTGATGTGTTCTTGATGATTTGTGCTCTTGATTCAAATGAAATTTGTGGGCGTTGTAAGTATTCTCTGAGtggaaattatttaatatttatgtgtGTGATTGGTTGGTTAGGGTTTCGATGGGATAGAAACTGGTTGATTGTGAACTCTAAAGGAAGAGGATTGACTCAAAGAGTGGAACCAAAGCTTTCCTTGATTGAAGTTGAAATGCCTAAACATGCGTTTGCACAGGACTGGGAGCCCGACAACAACTCTAACATGGGTAagattttgtctttttattctTCAACTGAATTTTTaagatattcttttttttttctcatctctGTTTGGGGGTGTGTGTTACAGTGGTTAGAGCTCCTGGCATGGATGTACTTATGGTTTCACTAGCTAAACCTGAGAAAATAGCCGATGGTGTCTCAGTCTGGGAGTGGTTTGGCTCCGCACTTGATGAAGGAGAGGAAGCCTCTAACTGGTTTACAACTTTTGTTGGGAAGCCTTGTCGACTTGTTCGTTTTGATTCaggttttttacattttcatgtCATAATCAGTTGATCCTTTTATAGCTTTAGCTTCATGCGTGCTTTGCTGTTTGTTTTGCAGACTCTGAGACAAGACCTGTGGATCCAAACTACGCTCCAGGTCACTTTGCGATGTTCTCAGATATGTACCCTTTCTTGCTTATATCACAGGTCAGTCACCATGAACGAGGAAGTTGCTTGGGTTCTTGTTCTGCTCAGAATAGTTACATTACGTTTTATAGGGTTCCCTTGATGCCCTGAATGAGCTTCTCAAGAAGCCTGTACCGATCAGCCGATTCAGACCCAAGTATGTTTGTTTCAAATTATTGCTTTGTAACAACACTTGATCAACTTTCTTGTCACAGCATCTTGGTTGATGGATGTGAACCATTTGCTGAGGACTTATGGACAGAGATCCTTATAGACAATTTCACCTTTCATGGTGTGAAATTATGCTCTCGTTGCAAGGTATATACAGCCTACTTCGTTATatactttctttgtttttgtttgaagGGTAAGCTTTTAAATTGTTTTGGATGATCAGGTACCGACGATAAATCAAGACACTGGAATTGGAGGTGAAGAGCCAATTGAGACTCTGAGGAGTTTCAGATCAGACAAAGTCTTACAGCCACAGAAGAAACCACAGGGAAAGGTACTCAAAAAACATTGTTGGGTTTATCGTCATAATGATTGAATATGGGAGTtttgaatgatgatgatgatgatgcagaTATACTTTGGACAGAACATGGTTTTGAAAGATGGGTTTGGGGAtggaataacaaaaacaatcgAGATTGGTGATTCTGTTTTTGTCCTTGGAAAACTCTCCTCTCCTACTGAAGCAGCAACttgaaaaaacaagaaaatgtgcATTCTGTACATTGTGCAAGTTTATCCGAGGACACCAAGCTTTATCAGAGCACTTGTATATATCATTTCTACTGACAATCAAACCCAAACCTTTAAACTTTATCATTATGAAAAGCCTATTAATATTGGTTAAAACATTAGTGTGCTCCCAAGTAACATGTAACACAACTAGGGAATGTAAATACAAACCCgacagaaaatatgaaaatcgcCAAGATAGAGAAACAAATGACGTTGCCCATTGCTTTAAAATAGATATGCTCGACTCGAGTTGCTTCGCATGGCTAACAAGATCCTCTACATGGCTTACAAGGTGTAAAATCAAGCATAGAACCCCATGTCTTCGAAACTTTACGACACCTAGCAAGTTACTTCGCCGGCAATCTCCACGATATATTGATTATGAGTTTAGTCGGCAATGGTTCCATGTATTTTCCTTTTGGAAGAATCTATTTGCCTAGGGACATGAACGACTTGTgataaaagtaaacatgttcACCTTTATGATCGAATTAACATTCATTAAACGTGGATTCATAGCTCAAATTGTAGAAGATTATGGATTAAGAAGAATTTTCTCCAACAATGAACTCTAGTAACCAGCAGTGTGTTAAGTTCTTAGAAAAGAATCACAACAAATTTCTGGTTATCAGCTTTTAGACTTTCGGGTAAATGCTTGGAAGAGATTGAAAAACTTTGCTCTGCCTTCTTATGTTATGGCTCGAAAATGAATGTAAAAAAGGCTAAAGTCAGTTCGAACGACATATGCAAGCTAAAGACAGAAGGATGATTAAGTCTGAGACCCTTAAAAGAGATAGTCTGTTGCTTAAAGCTACTTTGAAAAATTCTCTCAAGTAATTATTCCTTATGGGTTAATTGGGTAAAGAAACACTTGATTAGGAAAGGATCCATTTGGTCTGTTAAGAGTAGTCAAAATGGCTCATGGTTCTGAAGTACCAAACCTTTGGCTAGGGGTGGGCATTTTACCCGATACCTAAACCCGTATCCGAACCcaatccgaaaaacccgaaccgaaatcccaaccaaagtagcaaaatatccgaacgggtattgaattatgagagattggatatctgaacccgaacgggtaataacccgaatggatatcagaagataaccgaacatatatgTATTactaaccttatatttctagtttatatctctcattttatttcaaatatttatattgatactatatatactttaagttcatataatCTACATATAATTACGGGAGAAATGATTTGCTACTTACTTAAAATGCATGTAAAGTTTTTgtttcaagaattaacaaaagttacatccaaaatttaaaaataataaccaaattagtgtcttttttagttttaaaatgttatgtccaaatctattaaccattctatctattaaaaataaaaaaaaaaattagtaaagtgaaagttatatttttaaatacaagaaaattgaaaaatgaaattttaattttaatgtttttttctttcaaaatctaaatattcgaacccgatccgaaatagctaaatatgaacaaaaaatatccgaacccgtcCCGAattacagaaatacccgaacgggttatATACCTCTACACCGAAATActcaaaaatctgaaatacctgatccgaacccgaatgccCACCCCTAGGTCATGGCTTTTCACAAGGTGGAAGCTCATAATGGAATAAACAATTCATTTTCGGATGCCTCTTGGTCTTCGCAGGTATGTTTACACAATTGATACTCCTTTAATGAAGTGTCCCAAATACAGTACTCGTGCTGTTACAAAAGGACACTTGCTCTTTTTAGCATACAATTGATTATGCTTCATCAGTTCAAATACCACCATGAGATAAACAAGATGCTCAGTCATATTAGGGCTGTAGATCAATATGTCGTCATAGAAAATAAGGACAAACTTCCACAATTAGTCTCTGAAAACATTATTCATCTAGCCTTGAAAAATGGCTAGAGAATTAGTTAGCCCAAAAGACAACACCACATACTAATAATGACCATTATGCGTACGAAATGTTGTTTTACGAATGTCCTCAAGTACCATTCTAACTTGATGATAACTTGCTCGCAGATCAATCTTTGAGTATACTCTGGATCCTCCTAACTCGTACCATTAAATCTTCTATTTAAGGAATAGGAAACTTGTCCTTAATTGTCATACTGTTGAGCGTTATCTATTCTACACAGAGCCTCCATGGGGTATCCTTCTCCTTGACTAGTACCACCGGGAAAGCGTAAGTACTATAACTAGGTTGAATTGTCCCAGCCTGTAATAACTCCTTGACTATTTTATCAATCTTATCTTTCTGGTATACTGCATAACAGTAACATTTCTGATTCACTGGATTAGACTCTCCCATCAATGTGATTTTATGGTTGTGGTTAGGTCGAAATGGTGGCAATTAATCTGGCTCCTTGAAAATATCAGTTTATTCTCCAGTCAACTCTTCTATATCTTTACTCTGCACTTATTTTTCTGCATTTAACTCCACTGTATTCACACTCTGTTGATCCTTCTCTGCTTCATCATAAGCATAAGTCATATGCAATTAGATCTCTTTCTGCTTGAGTTGttcaagtctttttgacttaaCTTCCCTCACTGATCCCGATTTAATTCCTCCCAACATTACTTTGGTTTTACTCATACGAAACTGCATTGTTAGCGCTCTTGAAATTCCCATGTAATGGGTCCAAGAGCGTGTAACCACTGCACACCAAAGACAATGTCATGACACCCCAAAAGAATCAGCATAAAATCTGCTTGAAACTGATGTCCTTGAAACTGACATTTGAATTTGTCAATCTTCACACGAACTTCTATTTTACTACCTTCTGCAACAGACTTTTGTTCTTCCAGTAGGTAATAAACAACATCACAGCAACTTTGCAATCTTCTTATCCATGAAGTTATGTGTGGATCCTGAATCAATCAACACATAAAAATGCTTCTTCCCAGGCAATCCCTTCACTCGCATACTAGTATAATCTGATACTCCAGCTACTGCATTGAGAGAATTTTGAGCAATATCAAAAATCTCCATTTGCTCGTTCATGTCAGTCTCTGCATCTTTCTATtcttccacttcctcatcatactccataaaacttgtgttttcttatgttttaagtAATGATCAGGAGTAAACTTCTCATCCCAATAGTAACATACCTTTAGCTCGCCTTTCAGTCAACTCTGCTTGGGACAAAAATGGTTTCATCTTGCCATTTCCCTCCTTCTTTGGTCAATCTTCCTTCTTGTTATTAAGGATCCCCttcttttaattattgtttAACTGAGGTTTATGAGAATTCCAGTTACTCTTCACTTCTCTCTTAGAATGTGCTTTTTCATATAATCTCTCAAGGACCGGACATTGACTAGTATATTGAGGGTgaaacatataaatatgcatTTGTGTATGTAAGCGAAGACAAGCTAAGTAAGCACTCATTCAGTACTCCTCTGACATCCTGAGTCTTGTTCTGATTAGTTCAAACTTAGCATAATATTCTGTAATACCTTTTGTCTCTCTCAATTCTTTCGGCTCAACTATCGAATCATCAAGAACCTCTTCGAAACTTTCTTTGAGCCTGTTCTTGTACCCTCTCCAACTTCTTAAAACCAACACTTCTTCATACTCTTTCATCAAAGCTTGATGTGAAGTTGATTTTTCACCATCAAAATGAATCAATGTGATTCCAACTTTAGTTTCGTCCGGTGTATTATCAATTACAAATAACTGCTCATCTTTGCATAACCATTCTTTGATCTTACACCTGTCAATCATCGCTAGCCTTGTCTTACCTGTGTAATTAGGTTAATGACCTTGATGATGATAGAGATTCACTGTTGATTTTCTTGTACCCTCTTCTTACTTCGTGTTGATTTTCTACAACTCTATGCGCTCCACTGTGATTATGAAgctttttagtaatttaaatgtttttaaaaatagatcTACAACAAAAAATTCTAGAGCCAATGCTAAAAATCTATAGCCGATGCTAAAAAAATTACTAACCTAATTTCTAAAGTAAAAGTTCTAAAGTTACATCACCGACCAATCATGACATCTATCTTTTTAACTGCAGTAAAAAgccacaaaataaaaagaaggtGAGTCTTGGCTCTAAACATTCTGAATTGTAACATTGGTGCCTCTTGGTCTAATCATAACAACAATTGTGGAGTTTCCTGGTCGAGAAAAAACATTGGTTAAGAGGGACATGTAGTTGGAACGTCGATTTTGTATACAAAGGCATTTTCATGGTTGACTACAAGAATATAACATTTGGTTGCTTGTAAACGCTACATGCTCCTCCGTTAAAAACTTGTTGTTGATCTCATTGTAAATTTGAAGTTCTCAGGTATAGGAATGTTTAGACCTTCACAATTGAATTCTCTGATTTTCATGTAACTTTGACTAGATTCAAGCTAGATTCAAGCTATTCTATCTTTCCGTCTAGTTCACTAGAGAAAAATATGATTTC
This genomic stretch from Brassica napus cultivar Da-Ae chromosome C9, Da-Ae, whole genome shotgun sequence harbors:
- the LOC106390631 gene encoding mitochondrial amidoxime-reducing component 1, translated to MDNALSPSPAGEIAGRVASLYVYPIKSCRGISLSQASLTPTGFRWDRNWLIVNSKGRGLTQRVEPKLSLIEVEMPKHAFAQDWEPDNNSNMVVRAPGMDVLMVSLAKPEKIADGVSVWEWFGSALDEGEEASNWFTTFVGKPCRLVRFDSDSETRPVDPNYAPGHFAMFSDMYPFLLISQGSLDALNELLKKPVPISRFRPNILVDGCEPFAEDLWTEILIDNFTFHGVKLCSRCKVPTINQDTGIGGEEPIETLRSFRSDKVLQPQKKPQGKIYFGQNMVLKDGFGDGITKTIEIGDSVFVLGKLSSPTEAAT